A genome region from Sciurus carolinensis chromosome 19, mSciCar1.2, whole genome shotgun sequence includes the following:
- the Ogg1 gene encoding N-glycosylase/DNA lyase isoform X8, giving the protein MVARSLLLGSMRHRTLSSSLALWASIPCPRSELRLDLVLASGQSFRWKEQSPAHWSGVLGDQVWTLTQTEELLYCTVYRGDKGWVGRPTPEELETVQKYFQLDVSLAQLYNHWSSVDSHFQKVAQKFQGVRLLRLDPIECLFTFICSSNNNIARITGMVERLCQAFGPRLIQLDDVTYHGFPNLQALAGIEPRP; this is encoded by the exons ATGGTGGCCCGCTCCCTTCTGCTTGGTAGCATGAGGCATCGTACCCTATCCTCGAGCCTGGCCCTCTGGGCCTCCATCCCGTGTCCACGCTCTGAACTACGCCTGGACCTGGTTTTAGCTTCTGGACAATCCTTCCG GTGGAAGGAGCAAAGCCCTGCACACTGGAGTGGCGTGCTGGGAGATCAAGTATGGACACTGACTCAAACTGAGGAACTGCTCTACTGCACTGTGTACCGAGGGGACAAGGGATGGGTTGGCAGGCCCACACCTGAGGAGCTGGAGACAGTGCAGAAGTACTTCCAGCTAGATGTCAGCCTGGCTCAACTGTACAACCATTGGAGTTCTGTGGACTCCCACTTTCAAAAGGTGGCTCAGAAATTCCAAG GTGTGCGACTGCTGCGACTGGACCCCATTGAATGCCTTTTCACCTTTATCTGTTCTTCCAACAACAACATTGCCCGCATCACTGGCATGGTGGAACGGCTGTGCCAGGCTTTTGGACCTCGGCTCATCCAGCTTGATGATGTCACCTACCATGGTTTCCCCAACCTGCAGGCTCTGGCTG gaattgaacccaggccttga